The Megalops cyprinoides isolate fMegCyp1 chromosome 10, fMegCyp1.pri, whole genome shotgun sequence genome window below encodes:
- the csnk2a1 gene encoding casein kinase II subunit alpha, protein MSGPVPSRSRVYPEVNTQRPREYWDYESHVVEWGNQDDYQLVRKLGRGKYSEVFEAINITNNEKVVVKILKPVKKKKIKREIKILENLRGGPNIITLLDIVKDPVSRTPALVFEHVNNTDFKQLYQTLSDYDIRFYMYEILKALDYCHSMGIMHRDVKPHNVMIDHEHRKLRLIDWGLAEFYHPNQEYNVRVASRYFKGPELLVDYQMYDYSLDMWSLGCMLASMIFRKEPFFHGHDNYDQLVRIAKVLGTEDLYDYIDKYNIELDPRFNDILGRHSRKRWERFVHSENQHLVSTEALDFLDKLLRYDHQARLTAREAMEHPYFYPIVKEQGRLGSSSGLSTANTPVSSSSMMAGITSMSAAQPIGNMAGSPVISTPNTLATQVPAATGTQP, encoded by the exons ATGTCAGGCCCGGTCCCGAGTCGATCTCGTGTCTACCCTGAAGTTAACACACAGAGACCAAGGGAGTACTGGGACTACGAGTCACATGTGGTGGAATGGGG GAATCAAGATGACTACCAGCTGGTGAGAAAACTAGGCAGAGGCAAATACAGTGAAGTGTTTGAAGCCATAAACATCACAAACAACGAGAAAGTAGTCGTCAAAATACTCAAG CCagtaaaaaagaagaaaatcaagAGAGAGATTAAGATTCTGGAGAACCTACGAGGCGGCCCCAACATCATCACCCTTTTAGACATTGTGAAGGATCCTGTG TCTCGGACACCAGCACTGGTTTTTGAACATGTAAACAACACAGACTTCAAG CAATTGTATCAGACGTTATCAGACTACGACATTCGTTTCTACATGTACGAAATCTTAAAG GCCCTGGACTACTGCCATAGCATGGGAATCATGCACAGAGACGTCAAACCGCACAATGTAATGATCGACCATGAACACAGAAAG CTCCGCCTGATAGACTGGGGCTTGGCAGAATTCTACCATCCCAACCAAGAGTACAACGTCCGAGTCGCGTCCAGGTACTTCAAGGGTCCTGAGCTGTTGGTAGACTACCAG ATGTATGACTATAGTTTAGACATGTGGAGTTTAGGGTGCATGCTGGCCAGTATGATCTTCAGGAAGGAGCCTTTCTTTCATGGACACGACAACTATGATCAG CTTGTACGGATCGCTAAAGTACTGGGCACAGAAGACCTGTATGACTACATCGACAAATACAACATTGAATTAGACCCACGCTTCAACGACATTTTGGGCag GCACTCCCGGAAGAGGTGGGAGCGCTTTGTGCACAGTGAGAACCAGCACCTGGTCAGCACCGAAGCCCTGGACTTCCTGGACAAGCTGCTGCGCTACGACCACCAGGCCCGGCTCACTGCCAGGGAGGCCATGGAGCACCCCTACTTCT ATCCCATTGTGAAAGAGCAGGGGAGGCTGGGCTCTTCCTCAGGCCTGTCCACTGCCAACACCCCGGTCAGCTCCTCTAGCATGATGGCAG GTATCACGTCCATGTCTGCAGCTCAGCCTATTGGGAACATGGCCGGATCGCCTGTCATCTCCACTCCAAACACGCTGGCCACACAAGTCCCAGCAGCCACTGGGACACAGCCCTGA